The following coding sequences lie in one Miscanthus floridulus cultivar M001 chromosome 9, ASM1932011v1, whole genome shotgun sequence genomic window:
- the LOC136482578 gene encoding large ribosomal subunit protein cL38-like yields MSPVTALLAGTAVLPAPSPSRAPVRQHQHARRYSVGFPSLLVVECSSRPQKKGAKHHMKTRPTKMQPWDIKRRPTQYPPLPPDWTLVASGATAPATPVLEVAVAASD; encoded by the coding sequence ATGTCGCCGGTGACCGCGCTCCTGGCGGGCACGGCCGTGCTGCCGGCCCCGTCCCCGTCCCGGGCGCCGGTGAGgcagcaccagcacgcccgccgCTACTCCGTCGGCTTCCCCTCGCTGCTGGTGGTAGAGTGCTCGTCGCGGCCCCAGAAGAAGGGGGCCAAGCACCACATGAAGACGCGGCCCACGAAGATGCAGCCGTGGGACATCAAGCGCCGCCCCACGCAGTACCCGCCGCTCCCGCCGGACTGGACGCTCGTGGCATCCGGCGCCACGGCACCCGCGACCCCCGTCCTCGAGGTGGCTGTGGCCGCCTCCGACTGA